gcgagtgttggataagtgagactctactgtaccatatactttacattttatatgtatgtgcacacacacatatatatctatatgaatgaatattttattttggtcaATGGCCAACTTTAAAACAAATActcctatgtatgtgtgtgtgtgtgtgtgtgtgtgtgtgtatatatataacatgatgttttggtgcttaatttgtaaaatcataatatatatatatatatatgtgtgtgtgtgtgtgtgtggatggtaTGACACTCTCCTAAGGGCTTGGTGTAAGCTCTGGTTTGCTAGCCAAGCCGCAATTGCCGTCTTGCAGCAGGAGGCCCGTCTCCAAAGTGCTGTGTTTTGCGCCTCGAAAACCCTTCCGGGAATTAATTGGCGGCGGATCGTCATCCCTGGGAGCAGATCAGAAGCCCCCCGAGGAGGGATGATGCTTCGGCACTGGCTGTCGCCGGGTAGAAAAGCGCCACGGGGCAACGCTGTAGGCCCAGCAGGGAGGCACAAGGAACACGGTTGGTGCTCCTGTACCGGGCCGTGGGGAGGCTTGGCGTGCGCCATGCGCAACTGGTGCCTCCGCTTGAAAGGAAAGCTCCTTTTTGCAAGGTGGGAGGAGTGCGATGGCCATCATCCCCGGCTGGGATGGCCTGGCACTTGAGAAGGATGCTAGGCACAAGATCCATGGCTGGATGAATGTGAAAATCATGGCTTGCATCTGCACAGTAGAATTGATGGAGATGATGACGATGGCGACAGCGatgatttttattattgtattttatgtattttatattattattctcattatataaaataaatattatattgtataataatttattattttattatgacagcaaagcagatagatatgctggatttcgtatcacaaaatcacaagtcgaacacttcccaagtgtctaggactgtgtgatgtatattattattattattattattattattattattattattattatgacacagcaaacaagatagatatgctggatttcatatcacaaaatcacaagtcgaacacttcccaagtgtctaggactgtgtgatgtatattattattattattattattattattattattattattattatgacacagcaaacaagatagatatgctggatttcgtatcacaaaatcacaagtcgaacacttcccaagtgtctaggactgtgtgatgtatattattattattattattattattattattattattattattattattgttatgacactgcaaacaagatagacatgctggatttcgtatcacaaaatcacaagtcgaacacttcccaagtgtctaggactgtgtgatgtatattattattattattattattattattattattattattattattattattatgacactgcaaacaagatagacatgctggatttcgtatcacaaaatcacaagtcgaacacttcccaagtgtctaggactgtgtgatgtatttttggatgatgcgcgcagatcccagtagggtggccttttgcagttggcagatcgtaattttgtcaatgtctattgcagtgatgggcaaccttttgcgcttggtgtgtcaaaattcaccaaaaaaacctagcatgacttgggtggtgtgtcacttcgagaaaaaaaacataatttcacaatacagtagagtctcacttatccaacataaacgggccggcagaatgttggataagcgaatatgttggataataaggaggcattaaggaaaagcctataaaatatcaaattaggttatgattttacaaatgaagcaccaaaacatcatgttagacaacaaatttggcagaaaaagtagttcaatacgcagtaatgctatgtagtaattactgtatttatgaatttagcaccaaaatatcacgatatattgaaaacattgattacaaaaatgcattggataatccagaacgttggataagcgagtgttggataagtgagactctactgtatatatagtttaaataacaaaaatatataattgcaatatataactgtatttaataaataaaaaactatgtactacaattatttccatgtacaacaatctatgggacctcttgcagtttccacgctgatttctctctattgtagtttcaatgtagtcatgaataatgaataatatgataataatataatagtatactacaataataatagaataataatagaatatatatatatatatatatatataatgtgcataattcccatggagtaagcaacaaaaccactggaccaaatcacaccaaatttggccacaaaagtcatagtcatccaatcaatctgcatgcggcagcgtgtcagcaaaaatggctaggcgtgtccgtgcagacacgcgtgtcataggttggccatcactggactattgtttccaaatgctggctgagatcttttggcacggcacccagtgtgcccatcaccaccgggaccacctgcactggtttctgccagagtctttgaagttccatcttgaggtcctgagagcggccgagtttttcctgttgttttttgtcaatgcgactgtcacctgggatggcaacatcaatgatccaaacctttttcttttccacaactgtgatgtctggtgtgttgtgttccagaactttgtcagtctggattcagaagtcccacagtatctttgcgtgctcattttccaatacttttgcaggtttgtgatcccaccagttctttgctgctggcaggtggtacttgtggcataagttccaatgaatcctttgggccacatagttgtgcctctgtttgtagtctgtctgtgcgattttcttacagcagctgaggatatgatcaatggtttcaacggtttccttgcacagtctgcattttgggtcaacagctgatttttcgatcttggcctgaatggcctttgtcccgatgtcttgctcctgggctgcaaggatcaggccttctgtctccttcttcagggtcccattcgtgagccagagccaggtcttctattattattattattattattattattattattattattattattattaattgcctttgtcctgatgtcttgctcctgggctgcaaggatcaggccttctgtctccttcttcagggtcccattcgtgagccagagccaggtcttctactattattattattattattattattattattattattattaattgcctttgtcctgatgtcttgctcctgggctgcaaggatcaggccttctgtctccttcttcagggtcccattcgtgagccagagccaggtcttctactattattattattaatattattattattattattattattaattgcctttgtcctgatgtcttgctcctgggctgcaaggatcaggccttctgtctccttccttcttcagggtcccattcgtgagccagagccaggtcttctattattattattattattattattattattattattaatggcctttgttctgatgtcttgctcctgggctgcaaggatcaggccttctgtctccttcttcagggtcccattcgtgagccagagccaggtcttctccttctcagcttttccttcaattttgtcaaggaactttccatgcaatgttttgttgtgccagctgtcagctctagtttgtagtgccgttttcttgtactgattctgctctagtttgtagtgcggttttcttgtactgattctgctctagtttgtagtgtggttttcttgtactgattcatctctactttgtagtgcggttttcttgtactgattctgctctagtttgtagtgcgattttcttgtactggttttttgtctgctgtgaatactcccatgatttcagttgctgatcaattgctctgtttgctgtgtgccatagaaaagaataggaacgggctaagggagaggcagtgggccaGTGCGATGCTccctcaatgctctggaatttgtagttttgcaaggtctgtagGAAATGTATATGGAGCCGGGGCTGTGAAGGTGGTGCCTAGATTCTAGGGTGTGTTTTGCACCAGGAGATACTAATCTGCGTGAGCGCGGCCTCGTGCTTATTCTCTGGGGTTTTGGGAAAGGGTCAGAAGCTAAACCTGCGTTTTGCTCCTTCCAAGGCTGTGTTTTCCTCGTTAGCGAGGCTTCCTTAATTGCTCTGGGCGCCTTAACGAGTCCCTCTTGGCCCCATGGCACAGGcttttttttcctctccctctctttgcATTTTTCTTCTGGCATTGATTGGCCTGCGCCTTTTGCTAATTGCATTTTAAACATTAGACACATTAGTCGTTACCCTTCCAAGGTTCGCATTCATTGAttggttttcaagcagaggctggatggccatctgtcgggtgggaTCAAATGGTGTCTTGTatagcagaatggagttggatatGGATAGTCTCtttgccagatggccatctgtctggagggatcAAATGGTGTCCCGGATAGTAGAATGGAGTTAGATACTGATAGTCTCTTcgactgatggccatctgttgggagggattaaaTGGTGTCCTggatagcagaatggggttggatacTGATAGTctcttcaacagatggccatctgttgggagggattaaatggtgtcctgcatagcagaatggagttggatacTGATAGTCTCtttgccagatggccatctgtcaggagggatcaaaTGGTGTCCCGTatagcagaatggagttggatacGGATAGTCTCTTcaacggatggccatctgttgggagggatcaaatGGTGTCTTGTATAGCAGAATggacaatgttttgttgtgccagctatcagctctagtttgtagtgcggttttcttgtactggtttttattattattattattttattatgacactgcaaacaagatagatatgctggatttcgtatcacaaaatcacaagtcgaacacttcccaagtgtctaggactgtgtgatgtattttcggatgatgtattattattattattattattattattattattattattattattattttattatgacactgcaaacaagatagatatgctggatttcatatcacaaaaccacaagtcgaacacttcccaagtgtctaggactgtgtgatgtattttcggatgatgtattattattattattattattattattattattattattattattatttttattttattatgacattgcaaacaagatagatatgctggatttcgtatcacaaaatcacaagtcgaactcttcccaagtgtctaggactgtgtgatgtattttcggatgatgcgtgcagatcccagtcgggtggccttttgcagttggcagatcgtaattttgtcaatgcattattattattattattattattattattattattattattattattggctggcTGCCTGGCCCCAATTCAGGGCTTGCATTGCATTGCGTTGGGGGCAAAGGAAGGGGTCGGGGGGCTTTGCAAGGGCATCGTCTTCATCCGTTCCGCTGCAGGAGACGGCGGCGGCTGCTGTCTAGACGCATCTCTCCGCCTGTCAATCAACCTCCGAAAGCATTAGGCTCAGCGCCGCTGTCACTTCTGCTGCTGCAAAGCCGGGCCCGATTCACACCCCAAATCACCCACCCACCCAGCATCCCTGActgtttgggggatgatgggaggtGTAGTCCAGCAGCCATGCCTGGGAGGATGATGGAGGGTGCAGTCCTATCCGtccccttccttccatctctgtgACCGTCCTGAGAGTCTCCTCCCCTTTTCCCGGGCTCGCATACATTATGCAAATAGGAGGGGGAAAGTGCAGAATTGGAACCCGGAACCCAGTGGGCACATTCGAGATAAGGCCAATGCAAATGAGCCCCGCCGCCTGATTTAATTGGATTTCCCAAACGCCGGGATTACAACTTGATCCTTTCTAATCCCTGGCTTTAGAACAGGTGCAGAGTGGCCGCTtttcacccatccatccatccatccatcgcaCCCAATTAATGTTGCAAATCTCCCAGCACACGCACAGAGCAAGGACTGCAGGACCCATCATCCCGGTCTTGCAGCCTTTCTCCCCTCCTGGGTACATATTCCGAGACACCAACACAACCCAGTCCATTTAACGGGTGGATTTTAATTAGCGGGTAatgcattcattattattattattattattattattattattattattattattattttattatgacacagcaaacaagatagatatgctggatttcgtctcacaaaatcacaagttgaactcttcccaagtgtctaggactgtgtgatgtattattattattattattattattattattattattattattatgtcacagcaaacaagatagatatgctggatttcgtatcacaaaatcacaagtcgaacacttcccaagtgtctaggactgtgtgatgtattattattattattattattattattattattattattttattatgacacagcaaacaagatagatatgctggatttcgtatcacaaaatcacaagttgaacacttcccaagtgtctaggactgtgtgatgtattattattattattattattattattattattattattattattattttattatgacacagcaaataagatagatatgctggatttcgtatcacaaaataacaagtcggacacttcccaagtgtctaggactgtgtgatgtattattattattattattattattattattattattattattattattatattatgacacagcaaacaagataggcatgctggatttcgtatcacaaaatcacaagtcgaacacttcccaagtgtctaggactgtgtgatattattattattattattattattattattattattattatattatgacacagcaaacaagatagacatgctggatttcgtatcacaaaatcacaagttgaacacttcccaagtgtctaggattgtgtgatgtattattattattattattattattattattattattattattattatttattgagaatcctgggagttgtagttccataaggccaatgataataatactgtaataataataataataataataattattattattattagatgtgtAGTTCCATAAGGCCatgcattcattattattattattactactactattgggaatcctgggagttgtagttccataaggccaataataataatactataataataataataataataataataattggatttgTAGTTCCATAAGGCCatgcattcattattattattattattattattattattattattattattattattactactattgggaatcctgggagttgtagttccacgaggccatacatttattattattagtatcatcatcataattgagaatcatgggaattgaagttccaaaaggcctaataataataataataataataataataataggaatgctgggagttgtagttccctaaggccataaatttaataataataataggaatgctgggagttgtaattccatAAGGCCatacattcaataataataataggaatgctgggagttgtaattccatAAGGCCCTACattcaagaataataataataataataataataataataataataataataggaatgctgggagttgtagttccacaaggccATACATATAATAATTTCTTATCATGTTTTATAACCATTTTGTATTTTCTTTATGAATATACTCCAGTTTGGGCCAGTTTGTCTCTCGTCTTGGAGCGTTATCCTGTGTTAAAATTTGAGTCAATCAATCCAGTGtaaatttttattgcaaacattTATAATATTGTGATTACAACGACATGACATAAATATAACAGTGaggaaaaaaaccaacaaaaaacaaaaagaaacaataataataataaaagaacacCCCACCTAGAGAAACAAAATACGACAGCCAACAacgacaaaaaacaaaaaacaagaaaatgtaaTCTTCCCAACACCCATTACATAGTTTCACGATAAAAACACACAtttattaaaattgacttccatctattatctGGTGTTCTTTATATTGATTCCCTTGGTATTTCCAATACCTTCCATTCTCCTATCTTGGTTCTATCTCTATTCATCTACTTTTAATCTGAGACATACCTATTGCCCTTCTTACTCGTCTAagaataatttatattattactttacatttttcatttcttaagTACTTTTTAAACCAATTCCCAATCTGTCTGTTTTTTTGGTTTACCCTGTGTATCGGATAGTAagtattagacatgtccaaaaaatcgttttgaatcgtgtatcggaattatttcggattgttctcgctttttgatacgcgattgcgcatgtgcctccgccattttagaaacatttagaatcattatgaaatttttggaaatatccgaaatttttgggtgaaaaaaaatcggaaatactttctattatCGAAGCGCCGGcgaccccctactttagaaacgagaattgaaacactttTTCCTACTAAGTATGTTAGTTTGTCAGGTTTACCCTGTGTATCGGATAGTAagtattagacatgtccaaaaaatcgttttgaatcgtgtatcggaattatttcgCTTTTTGATACGCGATTGCGCATGTGaccccgccattttagaaacatttagaatcattatgaattttttggaaatatccgaaatttttgggtgaaaaaaaaaatcggaaatactttctattatCGAAGCGCCGGcgaccccctactttagaaacgagaattgaaacactttTTCCTACTAAGTATGTTAGTTTGTCAATATTCATAATTTCAAAGATTTTATTGAACCAGGAATTAATATCTGGTCTATATCTGGTCTAACGGTTTTGCGTCgaatttcttttgcattatttcctcCCTTGACGGCTGTGTTTTCCTTCCGCAGCCTCCGCCGGGAGGGCTACACGGTGACGGTGCAGGTGAACGACTACCTGGACGTGTACTGTCCGCACTACAACTCCTCCCCGTCCTCGTCCTCGTCCTCGGAGGGCCGCCCGGAGCAGTACGTGCTGTACATGGTCAGCCGGGAGGGCTACCGCTCCTGCAACACCAGCCAGGGCTTCAAGCGCTGGGAGTGCAACCGGCCCCCCCATGGACCCCCCCACAGCCCCATCAAGTTCTCCGAGAAGTTCCAGCGCTACAGCGCCTTCTCCCTCGGATACGAGTTCCACGCCGGGCACGAGTACTACTACATCTGTGAGTAGCCGGACCGACCCCCGCCCGGCCTCGGGTtgctgggttgctgagagtttttcgggctgtaagcttcactctctcctgacgtttcgcctgcatctgtggcatgcatcctcagaggttggttcagaggtctgttggaaatgaggcaagtggagtgtatatatacctgtccagggtgggagaaagaaagaacccttgcctgtttgaagcaagcttgaatagcactgagtagtcGTGAAGTTTGCAAGGTCTGCATAGAGGTTGCCTGGCCTGTGTTGCATGGAGGCACCCATtatagaataatgtccagagtggcaGAAaggacccttgtctgtttgaagcaagtgtggatgttgcaattagcacgcttgaatagcattgagtagtcctgaagtttgcaaagtcaatcagtgagggtgtcTGCATAGAGGTCACCTGGCctgtgttgcctggaggcacccacTATAGAATAATGCCCAGAGTGGCAGAAaggacccttgtctgt
The Anolis carolinensis isolate JA03-04 unplaced genomic scaffold, rAnoCar3.1.pri scaffold_14, whole genome shotgun sequence genome window above contains:
- the LOC134294304 gene encoding ephrin-A3-like isoform X2, with translation MAGLLLVLPLLLFRGSLGSNRHAVHWNSSNPHLRREGYTVTVQVNDYLDVYCPHYNSSPSSSSSSEGRPEQYVLYMVSREGYRSCNTSQGFKRWECNRPPHGPPHSPIKFSEKFQRYSAFSLGYEFHAGHEYYYISTPTHNHRRSCLRMKVFVCCASHNFNPEMPKLEKSISGTSPKREHLPLAVAAAFFLMTLLAS